The DNA region AGTTTAAAAAGCGATATAACTTCTATAGTACTACCTGTTTTACTAATGATTAAAAACAAAGTTTCTTCAAGTTTGATTTTTTTTACAATCTTATTAAAAGAATGTGTACTTGTATTATCGAGTATAAAAAGTTTTCTTTGATTATTCTTTTCATTAAAAAGCATATTATGTAAGGCTTTAACACCACAACTTGAACCACCCATACCTACTAAAACAATATTTTTTACATAATCTTTATTTTGAATAAAATCAAAGCTTTCATCAAGCAAATGTAAACTCGTATCAATTAAATGATAATAACCTATATCTCCGCTATTAAACTCATCATTAATACGGTTTGCATAAGAACTTATAGTATAAAGTGCACTTTTTTTAAAAAAAAGAATATTATTTAACATTTATTTTTTTCTCATAAAAATAATTTGTTGCCTCGACAAAACCTTCTACACTTCCACAATCAAAACGTTTACCTTGAAATTTGTAAGCTAAAACCATACCATTGGTAGCTTGAGTTAAAAGCGCATCTGTAAGCTGAATCTCTCCATTTTTACCTGCTTGAGTATTTTCTAAAATTCCAAAAATATCAGGGGTTAAAATATAACGCCCTATTATAGCTAAATTACTCGGTGCTTCTTGAGGAACTGGCTTTTCTATCATAGAATTAACCATAATCAGGTTATCTTCCACTAAATTTCCTGCAATCACACCATAATTTGAAACTTGTTCTTTAGGTACTTCCATTACTGCTATAATGGTACAACGATATTTTTCATAAATTTTAACCATTTGAGCCATAACATTTAAACCTTCTTCATTAACACATAAGTCATCCGCTAAAATCACACCAAAAGCTTCATCACCCACCAAAGGTCTGCCTTTTAAAACCGCATCTCCTAAACCTTTCATTTGATTTTGTCTTGTAAAAGTAAAAGTGCAACGATCAATCAAAGAACGGATTTCATCAAGTAAATATTCTTTTTTAGTACCTAAAATTTGGTGTTCAAGCTCATAAGAAATATCAAAATAATCCTCTAAAGCTCTTTTTCCACGTCCTGTAACAAAACCCATATTTTCCATACCAGCTTCTAAAGCTTCATCTACTCCATAATGAATTAAAGGTTTAGTTAAAATAGGTAACATTTCCTTAGGTAAAGTTTTTGTTGCAGGCAAAAATCTTGTCCCATAACCTGCTGCAGGGAAAATACAAGTTTGAAGCATAAAAATTTCCTTTATTTTTCAATATTATAACTTAATTATAACTTATTTTTATAAATTTTTATACATCAAACCGCCTTATTCAAATTCAGCCTTAGCTAATTTTATAATAATTCCAACCACTTCAGAATCTTCAAGAGTTGAAATATCTTGTTTAATTTCTTCACCCCTTGCTATGGTTCTTAAAATTCTTCTCATTATCTTACCACTTCTAGTTTTTGGTAAATTAGGGGTATAAAGAATTTTTTCAATCTTAACTATAGCTCCAATTTCTGTTTTTAAAATATCATTTAATTCTTTTAAAGTTTCTATAGCTCCACCCAAATCACAACTAGAAGTAGGATTTAAAACTACAAAAGCAAACAAAGATTCACCCTTAATATTATCTAAAACACTGACTATAGCAGCTTCTGCTACACTTTTATGTTTGGCTATAGCACTTTCTATTTCAGCAGTTCCTATACGATGTCCTGCAATATTTACTACATCATCTGTTCTTCCTGTAATAGTAATATAACCATGTTCATCATAAAATGCTCCATCTCCACTAAAATAAACCGCTTTGCCTTGCTTGGTCACCTGAGAAAAATAACTTTCTATATAACGTTCTTTACTTCCCCAAATTCCACGAATCATAGAAGGCCAAGGTTTAGTAATACATAACAAACCATCCTCTCCTTCACTTTTTAAATTCCCTTTTTCATCTAGAATTTCTGCAAAAATTCCTGGTAAAGGTAAAGTAGCACAACCTGGTTTTAAAGGAGTAGCTCCTGGTAAAGGACTTATCATATGTCCCCCTGTTTCAGTTTGCCACCAAGTATCAACTATAGGACTTTTCATTTAACCTATTTTATCATAAAACCATTGCCAAGCACTAGGATTAATAGGTTCTCCTACAGTTCCTAAAACCTCTAAAGTACTAAGATCATATTTACTTGATTCTTCAGGAGCATCTGCATAAAGCATTCTTATAGCAGTTGGAGAAGTATAAAATTTACTTACTTGATATTCTTCTATCATCCTCCACCAACGTCCTAAATTAGGATAAGTAGGAGTTCCCTCATACATAATAGTAGTTGCCCCACAAGCTAAAGGTCCATAAACAACATAAGTATAACCTGTAATCTAACCCACATCCGCACTACACCAATAATTATCATGATCTTTAATATCAAAAACCAATTCCATAGTCATTTGAGCCCAAAGTATATAACCTGCACTTGCATGCATCACCCCTTTTGGCTTACCTGTTGAACCTGAAGTATAAAGCAAAAACAATAAATCTTCACTATTCATAATTTCAGGTTCACATTTATAAGACTCATTTTTAATAAGCTCATTATAAACATAATCCCTTCCTTTAACATAATCTATATTTTCATGATTACGTATAACTATAAGTACTTTTTCAACACTTTGACAACCCTCTCTCAAAGCTTTATCTACTGCAGGTTTTAACATATAAGGTTTCCCACGACGAAAAGCCCCATCTGCAGTAACAACAAGTTTAGCCTTTGCATCTATAATCCTATCTCTTAAAGCTTCAGGAGAAAAACCACCAAATACTACACTATGTATAGCCCCAATTCTTGCACAAGCTAACATAAAAATAGCAGTTTGAGGAATCATAGGCATATAAATTACAACCCTATCACCTTTTTTTATACCAAATTTCTTAAGTAAATTAGCAGTTTTACAAGTTTCATGAAATAATTTTCTATAAGTATAAACTTCATAATCTCCTAATTCTCCTTCAAAGATCAAAGCAGCTTTATTACGCTTTGTTTTCATATGGCGATCAAGACATTGATAACTCACATTTAAAGTTCCATCTTCAAACCACTTATAAAAAGGAGCATTATCCTCATTTAAAACTTTAGAAAAAGGTGAAAACCAATCAATCTTTTCAAGGGCTTGCCTTTTCCAAAAACCTTCAAAATCTTCTCTTGCTTCATTACATAAATCATAATATTCGCATAAATTTTTTATACGTGCATTAAGAGCTAACTCTTTACTTGGCTTAAAAAATCCTTGAATATTTTCATAATACATGCAAATTCCTTTAATGATTTTTTAAATATTATATAAAAGTTATTTGCAGCACATATAATTTTAAAAGATAATTAAAATAAATTTTGTAAAAAAATGGGAATATTTGTAATATTTTATATCATTATGTTAATTTAAGAAACATATAGCATCTTCAAGAAAGTAAAGACTGAGTTCTTGGTATAATTTTAAATTTAATTTAATAAATTCTTCTTTTTCTAGGGCAAATTCTAAAATTTTATCCCCGCAATTAACCCTTATAAAAACATCATTTTTACGACTTCTAAGTGCTATAATATAACATTTTTCTAAAATAAATGCAAAAGTATTTTTTAAGAATTCATGAGAATAAAAAAGAGAAATTTTATAAGGATTAATGGCAATTTTACTTGGTAATCTTGTTATAAATTCTTTATATTTGTTACACTTACTAAAATCTAAAAAATTACTAAATTGCACACCATGATACTCTAAATCAAAAACATTAGTATTTTCAAATTCAAGAATTTCTCCACTATGCAAATATAATTTTTTTTGAGCTAAAGCATCTAAAAAATGTTTATCATGGCTTGCTATTAAAAATCCTGTATTAAATTCTTTATGCATTTTAAGAATAGCTTCCTTAAATAAATTAAGCGTATTATTGTCTAAAAAAGCACTAGGTTCATCAAGTAAATAATATCTTGCACGCACACTCAAAGCTATAGCAAAAGCAAGCTTTTGACTTTGTCCTGATGAAAGTTCATTAAAATATTTATCTAAAATGCTTTCATCTAATCGTAAATATGCAAGACTTTCTTTTATACGATTTTGAATATTATCTTTAATGCCATAAGTTTTTAAAGTAAATAAAAAATTAGATCTCACGCTACGATTCAATAAAATAGGCTCTGGAAAAAGTAAATAAATTGCACGTTTTTGCTTTCTTGTAAGCTTAAAATTTCCAAAATATGAGATTTGTTTTGAAAAATCCCCTTCTAAGAATTTTAATATTCTCAAAAAAGTAGATTTACCACTACCATTAGCTCCCATTAAAACACTAATCTTACCTGTGTCAAGTTTTAAATGTTTAATTTTTAAAACTTCTTTTTTTTGATATTGAAAAAAAAGATTAGTGATTTCTATCATTTCATATTCTTTTAAGTTTATGGGTAATAAAATTTAAACAAAAAGCAATAAGAATTAAAACTAAAGCCAAAGCTATACCACTT from Campylobacter hepaticus includes:
- the galU gene encoding UTP--glucose-1-phosphate uridylyltransferase GalU, with translation MLQTCIFPAAGYGTRFLPATKTLPKEMLPILTKPLIHYGVDEALEAGMENMGFVTGRGKRALEDYFDISYELEHQILGTKKEYLLDEIRSLIDRCTFTFTRQNQMKGLGDAVLKGRPLVGDEAFGVILADDLCVNEEGLNVMAQMVKIYEKYRCTIIAVMEVPKEQVSNYGVIAGNLVEDNLIMVNSMIEKPVPQEAPSNLAIIGRYILTPDIFGILENTQAGKNGEIQLTDALLTQATNGMVLAYKFQGKRFDCGSVEGFVEATNYFYEKKINVK
- the tupC gene encoding tungstate ABC transporter ATP-binding protein TupC, coding for MIEITNLFFQYQKKEVLKIKHLKLDTGKISVLMGANGSGKSTFLRILKFLEGDFSKQISYFGNFKLTRKQKRAIYLLFPEPILLNRSVRSNFLFTLKTYGIKDNIQNRIKESLAYLRLDESILDKYFNELSSGQSQKLAFAIALSVRARYYLLDEPSAFLDNNTLNLFKEAILKMHKEFNTGFLIASHDKHFLDALAQKKLYLHSGEILEFENTNVFDLEYHGVQFSNFLDFSKCNKYKEFITRLPSKIAINPYKISLFYSHEFLKNTFAFILEKCYIIALRSRKNDVFIRVNCGDKILEFALEKEEFIKLNLKLYQELSLYFLEDAICFLN